One stretch of Streptomyces sp. 135 DNA includes these proteins:
- the truB gene encoding tRNA pseudouridine(55) synthase TruB, which yields MSKSSTTTPDGLVIVDKPSGFTSHDVVAKMRGIAKTRRVGHAGTLDPMATGVLVLGVERATKLLGHLALTEKEYLGTIRLGQNTLTDDAEGEITSSADASGIAREAIDAGIAKLSGDIMQVPSKVSAIKIDGKRSYARARKGEDFEIPARPVTISAFTVYDVRDAVAEDGTPVLDLVVSVVCSSGTYIRALARDLGADLGVGGHLTALRRTRVGPYKLDAAKTLDQLQEELTVMPVAEAASRAFPRWDVDDKRGKLLLNGVRIDMPEEYAGAGAVAVFDPEGRFLVLAEESRGKAKSLAVFA from the coding sequence ATGAGCAAGAGCAGCACCACAACGCCGGACGGACTTGTCATCGTCGACAAGCCGTCCGGCTTCACTTCGCACGACGTGGTGGCCAAGATGCGCGGGATCGCCAAGACCCGCCGCGTCGGTCACGCGGGCACCCTGGACCCCATGGCGACGGGCGTCCTCGTGCTCGGCGTGGAGCGCGCCACCAAGCTCCTCGGCCATCTGGCGCTGACCGAGAAGGAGTACCTGGGCACCATCCGCCTCGGGCAGAACACGCTCACCGACGACGCCGAGGGCGAGATCACCTCGTCCGCCGACGCCTCGGGGATCGCCCGTGAGGCGATCGACGCGGGCATCGCCAAGCTCTCCGGCGACATCATGCAGGTGCCGTCCAAGGTCAGCGCCATCAAGATCGACGGCAAGCGGTCGTACGCGCGCGCCCGCAAGGGCGAGGACTTCGAGATCCCGGCCCGGCCGGTGACGATCTCCGCCTTCACCGTGTACGACGTCCGCGACGCCGTCGCCGAGGACGGCACCCCCGTCCTCGACCTGGTCGTCTCCGTCGTCTGCTCCTCGGGCACGTACATCCGGGCGCTCGCCCGTGACCTCGGCGCGGACCTCGGTGTCGGCGGCCATCTGACCGCCCTGCGCCGCACCCGCGTCGGGCCGTACAAGCTGGACGCGGCCAAGACCCTGGACCAGCTCCAGGAGGAGCTGACGGTGATGCCGGTGGCCGAGGCCGCGAGCCGGGCCTTCCCGCGCTGGGACGTCGACGACAAGCGCGGCAAGCTGCTGCTCAACGGCGTCCGGATCGACATGCCCGAGGAGTACGCGGGTGCCGGCGCCGTCGCCGTCTTCGACCCGGAGGGCCGCTTCCTGGTCCTCGCGGAGGAGTCGCGGGGCAAGGCCAAGAGCCTGGCCGTCTTCGCCTGA